The nucleotide sequence TGAACATTTTAACACCTTTTTTAAAGACCATTTACCGTTCAAATTAACGGGGGCTCAAAAACGTGTCCTCAAAGAAATTCGCAATGATCTTGGCAGTAAAGCACAGATGAATCGATTGCTTCAAGGAGATGTAGGTAGTGGCAAGACCATAGTAGCGTTCATGTCAAAGTTACTGGCACTTGACAACGGTTTTCAAGCTTGTTTAATGGCTCCGACTGAAATTTTGTCAGTTCAACACTATAACAGTTTAATCGAATTATCTAAGTCACTCAATATCAGTATTTCCTTGCTTACTGGTTCAACAAGTACTTCAAGTAGGAGAGAAATTCATGAAAATCTTGAAAACGGAAGGATAAACATCCTAATTGGCACTCATGCCCTCCTCGAAGATAAGGTTAAATTTAAAAATTTAGGTCTGGCAATTATTGATGAGCAACATCGTTTTGGCGTAGCGCAGCGAAGCAAATTATGGCACAAAAATGAGTTTCCTCCGCACGTTCTTGTGATGACCGCCACCCCTATTCCGCGTACACTTGCCATGAGCATTTATGGTGACCTTGATATTAGTGTGATCGACGAACTTCCACCGGGTCGCAAAGAGGTAAAAACCGTGCATCGATTTGACGCTAACAGACTCAAAGTTTTCAGGTTTTTAAAGGACGAAATTTCCAAAGGTAGACAGGTCTATATTGTGTACCCTTTAATTCAGGAAAGTGAGGCATTAGACTATAAGGATTTGATGGATGGTTATGAAAGCATTGTCCGGGAATTTCCCATGCCTCAATATCAGGTGTCCATAGTACACGGGCAAATGAAAGCTGCCGATAAGGAATTTGAAATGAATCGGTTTATAAAAGGCGAAACACAAATCATGGTGGCCACCACCGTAATTGAAGTTGGCGTAAATGTTCCAAATGCTTCAGTTATGGTTATTGAAAGTGCAGAACGTTTCGGACTTTCCCAATTGCATCAACTTAGAGGTCGCGTAGGTAGAGGAGCCGAACAAAGCTATTGTATTCTAATGACGAGTCATAAACTCACACACGACGCCCGTACACGACTGGAAACCATGGTGAAGACCAGCGACGGCTTCGAGATCGCTGAAGTTGACCTAAAGCTCAGAGGTCCGGGTGATCTAATGGGAACACAGCAAAGCGGTGTTCTAAACCTTCGTATTGCAGATATCATTAAAGACGGGGAAATCCTTAAAATTGCCCGAAGTTATGCTATTCAGCTATTAAAGGAGGATCCTGCGCTTTCCAATTCCGAAAATTTTCCCATCAGGAACACCTTCGCACAGTTGGTCAAGTACAGAAATATCTGGAATTATATCTCATAAGAGGAATAACACCTAACACAATGTTTTACAGTATTTTACCGTTTTATACAGTATATTCTTTACCGTATGAGCCGATTATTACGTTTCGTGATTCTCATTCAGTTACTCGGCTTAGCCACATCAACTACATCACAAACTGATGCGCTAGGTCACGAAAGATGGGAATATGCCTTGGAAGATACCGGTGATATACTTCAGATCGCCATTCCGTTATCCGCCGGGATCATGACCCTTCTTAAAGAAGATTACCAAGGCACTAAACAATTCGGAATATCTTACGGAACAGCCATCCTTACCACCCACGGCTTAAAATACCTTATTCGCAAACAACGCCCCGAAGGGAGAGACAGATACGATGCTTTTCCCAGCGGTCATACCGCTTCAGCCTTTGCAGGCGCATCCTTTATTCAAAAGCGATACGGATGGAAGTACGGTTGGATTGCCTATATACTCGCTAGCGTGGTTGGGGTTAGCAGAATGGAAGGACCCGACGGCTATCACGATTTTTGGGATGTACTAGCAGGTGCATCAGTAGGCGTTGGAAGCACCTATCTTTTCACAAGTCCTTACGAAAAAGACAATTTCGATATAGGATTTGCTTCAGGAAATGATATGTATCTGCTAACTGTAGTCTATAAATTTTAAAACATTGACTTAGTCAACATTTTCTGCCAGCAACATACTCACAAAATCTTCAAATTCTTTTTTAAATTCCTCATACTTCTCCCCGGTGGCCGGGCCGTTAAATCCTGTATGAATCCTTCTAACTTCTCCTTTTTTATCAATAAAAATGGTCGTTGGATAAGACAATACCTGAGAAAGCATCGGTAACTTCTCATTAGCTTTTTGTTTACTGCTGGTCCCCACCTGCGCCAGTAAAATGGGATAAGGAACATTTAAGGCACTCTTTAACTTATTAATAGCCATCAATGCCTTCTCTTCGGTTTTAGCATATTCAAAAGCAAGAGAAATAATTTCGAGATCATTGGAGGGATTATCATTGTAATACTGTGTGTAATATTTGGTCTCATCCAAACAATTAGGACACCAGGTTCCCATGATCTGTACGATGACCACCTTATTCATAAAGCGTTTATCGGTTAGGGAAACCGTATTTCCATTGGTGTCGGGAAATGCAAACTCGATACGATCATAACCCTCCTTCAAAAAGGTAAGCGAATCGGCTGCGGGTAATTCATATGTATCATTGCGTTTAGCCGTAAACGGCTCTTTCCAGTGATTTCCACTATAAAACATACCTTCCATAATACTGTCCTTTACCAAGGCATGAAACAGAAAAGCATGAGCCCCATCGAAAGTTGATAATTTTAGCGAATCGTTTTCAATGGCACCATCCAGATAACGATAATCTCCTGTAGTAGTCCTAAAAGTCCCTATAACTTTATTTCCTGTTTGTTTAAAGATTCCTTTTGCGATATAACGGTCTTCTACCGAATTTGGACTAAAAACGGTTTCCCAATTCCCGGATATCATGGAGGAAGGAGCTTCAGTGACCCTAAACCGGTCTGCTTTTCCCTGAACCATGGTAAAGGGCACTACCCTGTCCAGACTAGGTTGGATAAATTCACCATAAATACTATCTTCAGTAAAAATACCCTTAAAGACACCTTCAAATACCGGATGACCGATAATTATAGAATCACCCTTTAACTGTACATCGGTTACCTCAATTTCTTCTTCGGCATTATAGATTATTATCGAATTGTCGGCATTGTAGGTGAACAAAAAAGGAAGTTCAAGTCCTTTCCCCAGATCCAACGAAGCCCGCCACGGACCTTCGTTAGGTGTTGTTTTTTCGTTCGAACAACTCAATAAGACCAAAGTCACACAAAACCAAAGCAATTTTTTCATAAGAAATTATTTATCGTTTAAAGATAAGAACAAAAATATGGGCGCTATAGGTTAAAGGCCCATTTTAGAAAAATTTAATGTTTTAATGGCTTGAGATAAATAGCAACCTTTATTGTCGAAATTTCACATTATGTTTTCTCTAAAATGAATTTGATTTAAAATAGTGCCCAAAATAGTGAATTTAAACCTACGAATTATGCATCATTATTTGAATGGTGTGCTCAATATTTTATCTTTGTACCCTTAAATTACTTCCGTAAATGAAGATCTCATATAACTGGCTGAAACAATTCATCAATCTCGACTGGGATGCAGAGAAAACCGGGGAACTTTTAACCGATCTGGGACTCGAAATTGAAGGTATTGAGTCCTTTACTTCAGTTCCCGGCGGACTTAAGGGAATTGTGGTGGGGCATGTTCTGGAATGCGAGCAACACTCCAATGCAGACCGGCTAAAAGTCACCAAAGTCGACATTGGAACCGGCGAACCTGTTCAGATCGTCTGTGGAGCTCCAAATGTTGCAGTTGGACAAAATGTTCCGGTAGCAACGGTTGGCACCACCTTGTACGATGGCGATGGAAAGCCGTGGGAAATTAAAAAAGGGAAAATTCGCGGAGAGGTAAGTGAAGGAATGATCTGCGCAGAGGACGAACTAGGTCTGGGAACCGGTCATGATGGTATTATGATCTTAAAACCAAAACTAAAGCCCGGAACGCCGGCTGCTCAACTGTTTGACATTGAAAGCGACAAGGTTTTCGAGATTGGTTTAACCCCTAACCGCGCAGATGCCATGAGTCATTGGGGAGTAGCCCGTGACCTGAAAGCCGGATTACTTCAAAAAGATATTTCACTGGAACTCATCACCCCTTCAACCAGTAGCTTTCATGTGGATAACAGAACAAAGAAGGTCGATGTATCGGCAAATTCTGAACTGGCTCCACGCTATTGCGGAGTCACCATAGACGGGATCACCGTGGCGGAATCTCCTGCATGGTTGCAGAATCGACTAAAAGCTATTGGTTTGGTGCCAATCAATAATGTTGTAGACGTCACAAACTATGTATTACATGAGCTGGGACAGCCCCTACACGCCTTTGATCTTTCAAAAATTGCGAAAAATAAGATCGAAGTTAAAACTCTTCCGGCAGGAACAAAATTTACCACCCTTGATGGTGTAGAGCGCGAACTTCATGAGGATGATCTTATGATCTGTGACGCCGAACAACCCATGTGTATAGCGGGAGTTTTTGGTGGGATACACAGTGGTGTTACTGAAAAAACCACCGGAATTTTCCTGGAGAGCGCTTATTTTAATCCGGTAAGCATTAGAAAGACGGCCAAGCGACACGGCCTCAATACAGATGCTTCTTTTCGTTTTGAAAGAGGAATTGATATCAATGCGTGTAAATACGCCATGCTTAGAGCGGCGATCCTGATTACTGAAATTGCCGGGGGTGAAGTGACAAGTGATATTGTTGATATATATCCAAAGAAAATAGAAGATCATCAGGTGTTTCTGAATTTTGACAATGCCACGCGTCTAATCGGAGAAGAAATTCCGAAGGAAACGATCAAAGAAATACTTACTTCTCTGGAAATTAAGGTAAATAACGTAACTGAAGGAGGAATTGGCATGACGATCCCGGCTTACCGCAACGACGTCACCCGCGAAGCCGATGTCATTGAGGAAATTCTTAGAGTTTACGGTTATAACCGTATAAAGTTTACTGAAAAACTCAATGCTTCTATTTCAACTACGCTCCCCAACGAAGATTATCTGGTTCAGAATAAGATAGGAAACATGCTGGCAGCTCTAGGTTTTAATGAAATGCTCGCTAATTCCCTCAGTACGTCAAAATATATTGCACTTAGTGATACGTTAACAGAGACCGAAAGTGTAAAAATGCTCAATCCGTTGAGTCAGGATCTTTCGGTACTCCGACAGTCGATGCTTTTTGGAACTTTAGAGGCGTTGGCCTATAATCAAAACCGTAAAATGAACAATGTCAAGTTGTTCGAATTCGGAAAGACCTATCATGCCCATCCAAAAGGTCATGATGAGAAAAAACATCTTATACTAACGCTTTCAGGCAACAAAACCGAAGATAGTTGGGCCGTAAATTCAGCAAAAAGTGATTTCTTTTATCTGAAAGGGATAGTGACTACTATTTTGGATCGTCTTGGAATAGTAGGATTTACTGAAGAGCGCGTTGATAGTGATCTATATTCTGAAGGAATTTGCCTTACACTGAATAAGAAGACTTTGGTTGAACTGGGTGTGGTATCGAAAAACATCACCAAAACCTTCGATATTGATGTGGAAACACTAAGTGCCGATTTCAACTGGAATTTGGTTTTAGCTCAAATACCCACAACTACGTTTACGCTGAAGCCTATTCCTAAATATCCTAAAGTTAAACGTGATTTTGCACTGCTTCTAGACCAATCGGTGAGTTTTGACAGTTTAAAAGAAGCTGCCTTGCAAACCGAAAAACAATTACTGAAAGAGGTAACCCTTTTTGATGTATATACCGGTAAGAACCTTCCAGAAGGTAAAAAATCCTATGCGTTAAGTTTTACCATTCAGGATGAACGAAAAACGCTTACCGACAAACAGATCGATAAGATCATGGCAAAACTGCAGCAGCGCTTTGAAAGGGATTTTGGCGCAACGTTACGATAAATAGCCTGAGTTGATTATTGCTGTTCGGATGGAGATACAAGTCCGTCGACCAAATGAAGGAAGCCGCTTTTATGATAGAAATCGGATGCTTTTAACGTAGCTGTATTATTTTCTGTATCGAAGAGTACCACATTATCTCCTACTAATCGTGCTCCCAGTTTTTCGCCACTCAGCGTAGCAAAGTAGGCGGTCCCACCACCCTGACCGATGGCCTTCTTAATCCCGTGAAGATCGAGACGACCAGGAACCATATGATAATTAACCATTCTTTTAAGAAAGGCTTTGTTAGTTAAGAATGTCTTTAATTCTTCTTCAGACATCGTATTAAAAGAACTGTTTAATGGTGCAAACACGGTTACCATTTCATGATCGCCAAAGATATTTTCCAAATCGCTGTAAATTATCGCAGTAGTGGAAAGAGCAGGAGCATTCTGGAGGTTTTCAAGAAGTGTTTTTTCCGAAGACATAGTGGCTCCCATATACTCCTTAGTAACAGCAACATCGTCTGAGTTCAGATATTTTTGAGCTGTTAAGGAAGTACTCAAAACAAGAGCACATATCGTTAAAAAAGTCAATTTTAGTTTCATAATAAGCGTATTAACCGGGTAAATGTAAACAATTACAATACCAAAACGAAAGCCCGTAAAGAATATTTGGCGGAAGTGGCAAATTAGTGTTAAATAATTGCGTTGGTGATCTGTTGTGATTATTTTTATGAAAAAGTGAATGCTATGTTTCCAAAAACTAGGGTCGAAGAAAAGCTTTCGCAAAAACGCAATAAACGTATTTCTTCTGAAGCCATATTAAAAGAAGTATATGGGTTGTTTGCCCAAAATGATAAGGAACGATCTCAAATTTTGAATACTATTCGTTCAAAAGATAATAGCGGGACTAACAACCTCAATGTCGAACTATTGGATGCCGATCGCATCTATCATTTGGAGGATATACGAGCATTATGTGTGGAATATCGCCTTCGTTTTCTGGATACGCATTTCTTTAAGGGAACCTTTCCGGAAGAAGCCATTAGCGAGATCCGTCGTTTGGAAAAGGCACATAATACAAGGCTTAAAGGGTTTAAGATCATTGCTCCCTCAAAATTGCTGAAGCTTGAAAATGCAGACGATCCCTTACTTTTTGTTCCTCTGGGCCATGATTATTTTTATTTTATTCACAAATGGGGAAACGACCTGCATCCTTTTAGAAAATTACAGATGTGGCCTTATCGCTCCTTTGAAAATCTAGTATTTACAATATTCCTCTTAAGCATTTTGCTTACGGCTATTACCCCCGTCAACCTTTTTTCACATACGGCGAGTATTCAGGAGTATGTACTTACCTTCTTATTTATGTTTAAAGCCGTCGGCGGAATCGTTCTGTTCTACGGTTTTGCAAAGGGAAAGAATTTTAACAATGCTATATGGGATAGCAAATACTATAACGCTTAAGAAATTATGAACGAAAAAGAAAAAGAAACAGTGCGTGTTTATACCGGACCGGCAATGATCGTCAAAGGTCTGGTAGCCAGGTTAAACGAGATCGGGATAAGTCCTGTGGAACGCAACGATAACGAAAGCAGTATTCAGGCAGGATTTACGGCAGGAGTCCCAGGACAGATCATGCTGTATGTACGACAGGATGAAATGGTTAAGGCCAAACCGGTAATAGATGAGTATTTAGAACAAATAGGTGAATAATTAGGCTTCTACGGAATACATTTTTTCCCGCATTTCCTTAATTTTCTTATCGTTCATATATTCATCGAAGGTCATATACCTGTCGATCACCCCGTTTGGAGTAAGTTCAATGACGCGATTACCTACGGTTTGAGCAAACTCATGGTCATGGGTAGTTAACAGTACGGTTCCTTTGAAATTTTTCAGGGAGTTATTAAATGCGGTGATCGATTCTAGATCGAGGTGATTGGTGGGTTCATCGAGCATTAACACATTAGCACGGATCATCATCATCCGACTTAGCATACATCGAACTTTTTCTCCTCCGGAAAGGACATTCGATTTTTTTAACGCTTCTTCCCCGCTAAACAACATTTTTCCGAGAAAGCCACGAATAAATACTTCTTCTCGTTCTTCTTCAGTTTTAGCCCACTGACGAAGCCAATCCACCAAAGACATAGTATTGTCGAAGAATTTCTCGTTGTCCAGTGGTAAATAACTCTGGTTGGTGGTCACCCCCCACTGAAACTTTCCGGAATCTGCTTTTAAATTATCATTGAGAATCTCATAAAATGCAGTGGTTGCCCGCGAATCTTTGGAGTACAGCACGACCTTATCACCCTTGGCGAGGTTGATATCAATATTCTTAAATAAGGTTTCACCTTCCAGACTGGCCGATAGACCTTCAACATTTAGGATCTGATCCCCTGCTTCACGTTCCCGTTCAAAAATAATAGCGGGATACCTTCGGCTGGACGGTTTTATATCTGAAACATTTAACTTATCTATCATCTTCTTTCTACTGGTTGCCTGTTTCGATTTAGCAACGTTGGCAGAAAATCTCCTGATAAATTCTTCCAATTCCTTCTTTTTGTCTTCAGCCTTCTTATTTTGCTGTGCACGCTGACGTGCCGCTAACTGGCTACTTTCGTACCAAAACGTATAATTTCCACTATAGTGGTTAATTTTTCCAAAATCGATATCGCTGATATGCGTACATACCGCATCCAAAAAGTGACGGTCGTGAGAAACCACAATGACACAATTTTCATAATTCGCCAAAAAGTTTTCCAGCCATGTGATCGTTTCATAATCCAGATCGTTGGTAGGCTCATCCATGATAAGTACATCGGGATTTCCAAATAGTGCCTGAGCCAATAAGACTCTCACTTTTTGTTTTCCGTCCAAATCCCCCATTAGACTATAGTGATAATTCTCGCTAATTCCTAGATTAGAAAGAAGTGCCGCTGCTTCACTGTCGGCGTTCCAGCCGTTCATTTCCTCAAAGGCAACCTGTAGTTCGCCAATTCTTTCGGCATTGGCGTCGTTATAATCTTCATAAAGTTTATCCATTTCAGATTTTATCTTGAACAGCTCCTTATTGCCGCGAACCACAGTTTCCAAGGCGGTATACTCATCATAAGCATTGTGGTTTTGTTCCAAAACCGACATCCGTTTTCCGGGTTCCAGATGAACATGTCCGGAAGTAGGATCTTGTTTTCCTGATAAAATCTTGAGAAAGGTAGATTTACCTGCACCGTTGGCACCAATAATTCCGTAGCAATTTCCTTGTACAAACTGTGTATTCACTTCATCGAAAAGGATACGTTTGCCAAATTGTACCGACAAATTTGAAACTGAAAGCATAACTGAATGAGTAATTTATAAATTTGCCGCAAAAGTAGCCAATAATGTGGTACTGGAGAAACATTAACGTTTTAAAATACCTTTTAACTAGGAATTAACAATTTGCATCGTTAACTAAATTATTTTTGTTTTAATGTTTAAACAAAGGCCGTTGATTAGGACTCTACTTCTCACTTTTATTTTACTTCCCTTTATTTCATGTGATAACGCCAAAGAAGCGCAGATGGAAACATGGATTGGTGGCGAAATAATTAATCCTAAGACCGATCATGTTATTCTTTTAAAGGACAATGTGCCTTTTGACACCGTTAAACTGGACGATAGAAATTTCTTTAAATACAATTGCAAGAAATTAAAACAAGGATTGTATTCATTCCAACACAGTGAATTCCAGGTGTTCTTTCTTGAACCGGGGGATAGTATCATGCTTAGAGTAAATACTGTGGATTTCGACGAGTCACTTACTTATAGCGGGCGTGGTGCAGAAAAGAACAATTTCCTAATGGAACTTTTCCTGAACAACGAGGCGGAACGAAAAACCATCACAAGCTGGTATACGCTTACACCCAAGGTATATGAGATGAAGCTTGACTCTATGCGAGAAATCCGCAATTCAATATATAATGAGTTTAATTCCACCTATGACCCAAGCGAAGAATTTAAAAGAGTGGCTAAAGCGAATATAGAATATGCCTACAACGCTAACAAAGAGTTATATGTGTCTATAAATCACCCGAGATTTATAAACCCCGAAGAGGACTATCCGAAGGGGTTTTTCGACTACAGAAAAGATATAAATTTTGGAGACAAAGATCTTCAGTCATATTATCCTTATTATCGCTTTCTCGATTGGTATTTTGATAATTTGTCTTTTCAGAAATACAAGGAAAAAAAATATCTGGATCGAAAATCCTTTATTCACAACTACAATAAAATTAAGATCATTGACAGTTTCATCACCAATGATACACTAAGGAACCGAATGTTGCGCTCTGTGGCAAGACGATATTTTGTGCATGCGAAAGATGCAAGTCACGAACAACAAATGTTGGATCTTTTCTTAAAACTCAATACCAACGAGGACGACCGGAAGGAAATCGTTGCTTTGGCAGAAGCAACTATGAAACTCACTCCCGGAAATAAGATACCTAATGTTCTTCTGGTGAATACCGACAATATGATGAAGGATCTACAGTCGGTAATTAACAAGCCTACCGTTATTTATTTCTGGTCCACGGGTTCCATAAAGCATTTTAAGACCATTCACACCCGCGTGGCTGAGCTTCAGGACAAATACCCCGAATTCGATTTTACCGGGATCAATACGGACACCCACTTTAAGAAATGGCGAGATGTAGTGCGTAAATCGGGTTATAACAAACAATTTGAGTTTCAGTTAGAAGATCTGGAAAAAGCCGAAGCTGCTTTAGTGATCAACTCTGCGAATAAAGCGATCATTGTAGATAAGGATGGAACCATTCTTGAAGGGAATACGAATTTGTTTAACTCCCTGATCGAAGCTCAATTATTGGGTATTTTAAATAAGTAGATACGATTTTTTAAAAACAAAAAACCCCGAATCGTAACGATCGGGGTTTATTTTTTTCAGAATCTCGAATTTAGTTTCCTTTTTTATAATCCTCGAGAAATTTTGCCAGACCTATATCGGTTAGGGGATGTTTTAAAAGGCCTTCTATCGACGACAAAGGTCCGGTCATTACATCGGCCCCGATTTTCGCACATTCCAGTACATGCATCGTATGTCTTACGGAAGCAGCGAGAATCTCGGTCTCAAATCCATAATTATCATAAATAAGACGTATTTCGGCAATAAGATTTAGTCCATCGGTCGAAATATCATCCAATCGTCCGATAAATGGAGAAACATAACTTGCTCCTGCTTTGGCTGCCAATAAAGCTTGCCCTGCCGAAAATACCAGTGTACAATTGGTGCGAATTCCGTTATCGGTAAAATATTTTATAGCTTTTATTCCTTCCTTTATCATTGGAATCTTCACAACGATCTGCTCGTGTAATTCTGCCAACTCCTCCCCTTCCTTGATCATCCCGTCAAAATCTGTCGCGATCACTTCCGCAGATACATCACCATCAACAATATTACAAATATCCACATAGTGCTTTAAGATATTGTTTCTCCCGGTTATGCCTTCCTTGGCCATTAAGGAGGGATTCGTGGTAACTCCATCCAAAACCCCGAGGTCCTGAGCTTCTTTAATCTGATCTAAATTTGCGGTATCTATGAAGAATTTCATGTTGTTCTAATTTGTTTGGTGCAAAAATACACAAGTTTAAATGGGAACTATATTTTAAACGGAAAAAATTTCTTTACTCCTCAGGTTATGGAACCCTACTTTAATTTATAGTGATTTAATAACATTCGCTCATACATTTTATCGGGCAGTATTCGTTTTAATAGTATAGAAAATTTTTGAAGAAATGCTCCCTCTTTGTAATGTATTCTAACGTTTTTATTCTTAATGATCCTGTAAACCGCTTCAGCCATATGTCTGGGATTCTCACCTTTGTCGACATGTTCGTTCATCATGGCCAGCGTACTGCCATATTCCTCTTTATACGGACTCTCCTCCAGTACGGGTGAATGGTATCTTCCGGCCGCGATATTTGTGGCAAAATCGCCTGGGGCTATGTTGGTCATCTGAATACCAAACTGCCTGATCTCCATTCTGAATGCTTCAGTGGTGATTTCCAGAGCTGCTTTAGTAGCCGAATAGATCCCGCGGTACGGTAATCCCATATATCCGGCAATAGATGTAATGTTGATGATCTTCCCACCGCGCTGTTTCCTCATATGAGGTAAAACTGTTTTTATGACCTTGATAGGACCATACAAATTAGTATTAAATGCCTTTTCGATCTCTTCGTCCGGAGTTTCTTCTATGGGTCCGGTGATGCCTACTCCCGCATTATTTACGACCACATCGATGCTTCCCTCCCGTTTAATTATTTCGTTGACTGCTTCCGTAATGGATTGCTTATCGCCCACGTCCATAGCGAGTAACGGAAAAGAACAAGAACTTGAATATTTCTCGGGAGAGCGGCTCGTTCCGTAGACCTTAAACCCCTTTTCTACGAGATACTCGGCTATAGCTTTACCTATACCTGAAGATCCTCCTGTTATCAGTACTACGTTTGACATATAGTGGTTTGCAATAGGCAAAGATGCGGTTACGTTAGTACTTTTCCAAATTGTGGTGCAAAATTGACTTAAAAACCCAGAAATAAGGGTACAAAAAATGGCAAGCTACCTACATCACACCGCTACGACCGTTTACCCTTGCTGCGTTCCCGCCCTGGGGGATTCAACAGGAGCTGGTTGTGTAGGACTTGCCGGTGCAAATATACGGCATTTTGAATGTTTTACAAGGATTTTTAGATATCAATTATAATAAATACCTTGCCGTAAATTAGAACAAGCTCCATGAAAATTCATAAGATATTAATAGCGATTGCTTTAGTCGTTTTGTGTACCGCCTGCGGAGATGAATCTTTAAAAGATTCAGATCTTTTTTCAATTGAAATTAAGAATCCTCAGAAAAAATTTGCTGCAGGAGATCATATTGAAGTTTCCATAAATAGTCTCAAAAAAAAGAAGGTAGAGCAAGTGGTTTTCAGTCTGGGAAATTCAACCCAATCGGGTTCAGAAAATTTTTCGGCCA is from Constantimarinum furrinae and encodes:
- a CDS encoding TlpA family protein disulfide reductase encodes the protein MKKLLWFCVTLVLLSCSNEKTTPNEGPWRASLDLGKGLELPFLFTYNADNSIIIYNAEEEIEVTDVQLKGDSIIIGHPVFEGVFKGIFTEDSIYGEFIQPSLDRVVPFTMVQGKADRFRVTEAPSSMISGNWETVFSPNSVEDRYIAKGIFKQTGNKVIGTFRTTTGDYRYLDGAIENDSLKLSTFDGAHAFLFHALVKDSIMEGMFYSGNHWKEPFTAKRNDTYELPAADSLTFLKEGYDRIEFAFPDTNGNTVSLTDKRFMNKVVIVQIMGTWCPNCLDETKYYTQYYNDNPSNDLEIISLAFEYAKTEEKALMAINKLKSALNVPYPILLAQVGTSSKQKANEKLPMLSQVLSYPTTIFIDKKGEVRRIHTGFNGPATGEKYEEFKKEFEDFVSMLLAENVD
- a CDS encoding phosphatase PAP2 family protein, which gives rise to MSRLLRFVILIQLLGLATSTTSQTDALGHERWEYALEDTGDILQIAIPLSAGIMTLLKEDYQGTKQFGISYGTAILTTHGLKYLIRKQRPEGRDRYDAFPSGHTASAFAGASFIQKRYGWKYGWIAYILASVVGVSRMEGPDGYHDFWDVLAGASVGVGSTYLFTSPYEKDNFDIGFASGNDMYLLTVVYKF
- a CDS encoding fasciclin domain-containing protein, whose translation is MKLKLTFLTICALVLSTSLTAQKYLNSDDVAVTKEYMGATMSSEKTLLENLQNAPALSTTAIIYSDLENIFGDHEMVTVFAPLNSSFNTMSEEELKTFLTNKAFLKRMVNYHMVPGRLDLHGIKKAIGQGGGTAYFATLSGEKLGARLVGDNVVLFDTENNTATLKASDFYHKSGFLHLVDGLVSPSEQQ
- the recG gene encoding ATP-dependent DNA helicase RecG, translated to MNSGFLQTPIEYLKGVGPNRANLLRKELGIHTYQDLINLFPNRYLDRTQYYKIAQLKQTNAEVQIIGRITHIKTVQQQRGKRLVATFTDETGTMELVWFRGHKWIRENLKLNTPYVIFGKTNWFNNMFSMPHPEMELLEAHEKSLRSAMQPVYPSTEKLSSSGITNRVINTLMQQLFLESKNAFAETLSKPLISSLKLLSKSEALFNVHFPKNQGLLARAQYRLKFEELFYIQLQLVRKNLVHKSKIKGYPFEKVGEHFNTFFKDHLPFKLTGAQKRVLKEIRNDLGSKAQMNRLLQGDVGSGKTIVAFMSKLLALDNGFQACLMAPTEILSVQHYNSLIELSKSLNISISLLTGSTSTSSRREIHENLENGRINILIGTHALLEDKVKFKNLGLAIIDEQHRFGVAQRSKLWHKNEFPPHVLVMTATPIPRTLAMSIYGDLDISVIDELPPGRKEVKTVHRFDANRLKVFRFLKDEISKGRQVYIVYPLIQESEALDYKDLMDGYESIVREFPMPQYQVSIVHGQMKAADKEFEMNRFIKGETQIMVATTVIEVGVNVPNASVMVIESAERFGLSQLHQLRGRVGRGAEQSYCILMTSHKLTHDARTRLETMVKTSDGFEIAEVDLKLRGPGDLMGTQQSGVLNLRIADIIKDGEILKIARSYAIQLLKEDPALSNSENFPIRNTFAQLVKYRNIWNYIS
- the pheT gene encoding phenylalanine--tRNA ligase subunit beta, producing the protein MKISYNWLKQFINLDWDAEKTGELLTDLGLEIEGIESFTSVPGGLKGIVVGHVLECEQHSNADRLKVTKVDIGTGEPVQIVCGAPNVAVGQNVPVATVGTTLYDGDGKPWEIKKGKIRGEVSEGMICAEDELGLGTGHDGIMILKPKLKPGTPAAQLFDIESDKVFEIGLTPNRADAMSHWGVARDLKAGLLQKDISLELITPSTSSFHVDNRTKKVDVSANSELAPRYCGVTIDGITVAESPAWLQNRLKAIGLVPINNVVDVTNYVLHELGQPLHAFDLSKIAKNKIEVKTLPAGTKFTTLDGVERELHEDDLMICDAEQPMCIAGVFGGIHSGVTEKTTGIFLESAYFNPVSIRKTAKRHGLNTDASFRFERGIDINACKYAMLRAAILITEIAGGEVTSDIVDIYPKKIEDHQVFLNFDNATRLIGEEIPKETIKEILTSLEIKVNNVTEGGIGMTIPAYRNDVTREADVIEEILRVYGYNRIKFTEKLNASISTTLPNEDYLVQNKIGNMLAALGFNEMLANSLSTSKYIALSDTLTETESVKMLNPLSQDLSVLRQSMLFGTLEALAYNQNRKMNNVKLFEFGKTYHAHPKGHDEKKHLILTLSGNKTEDSWAVNSAKSDFFYLKGIVTTILDRLGIVGFTEERVDSDLYSEGICLTLNKKTLVELGVVSKNITKTFDIDVETLSADFNWNLVLAQIPTTTFTLKPIPKYPKVKRDFALLLDQSVSFDSLKEAALQTEKQLLKEVTLFDVYTGKNLPEGKKSYALSFTIQDERKTLTDKQIDKIMAKLQQRFERDFGATLR
- a CDS encoding DUF2007 domain-containing protein yields the protein MNEKEKETVRVYTGPAMIVKGLVARLNEIGISPVERNDNESSIQAGFTAGVPGQIMLYVRQDEMVKAKPVIDEYLEQIGE